In a single window of the Bacillales bacterium genome:
- a CDS encoding PBP1A family penicillin-binding protein has translation MWKKLLVAAGLAGGSLVLGFIGYLCILFAGHYVIDKQDLVLDSTTRIVDQRGRTISELYVENRSPLNIRQIPESVQNAFIAVEDSRFYEHHGVDLQAIFRALYMDILSGNKSQGGSTITQQLAKRVFLSSDKTWLRKTKEAIIAINLERRYSKKQILQMYLNQIYFGHGAYGIATAADLYFNKKVSELTVPEAALLAAIPNAPSTYSPIDHPERAKERRDLVIDLMAEQGYITVEQAVAYKHETLGLDLHKMKKHKAYWTYIDMVLDEAESLYHLSNEAILKGGYKIVVPMSIQAQQVSYDLFQDSSYFPGSDKEHPPEGALVLIDVKTGGVLAVQGGRNYVRKGLNRVTVKQQPGSAFKPLVVYGPALETGNYQPYSLLKDKKVAYEAYGGYVPENHGGVYRGEMTMYDALRVSANAPAVWLLDQIGIKTGKHYLNQMGIHIPDDGLAMALGGLKYGVTPLKMAAAYRAFAADGMTIDPYFISAIYNRNGDLVAQAHPREKRVFSSQTAWYMTKMLEAVVTNGTGKRGDVDTDLAGKTGTTSYPPVPGAAADAWFVGYTPKAVGAVWMGYDSTSKSRHLTSGSSFPTRLFKALIDRLPKQQHLAFTKPKNVRDLQAPIRLEDVNDLKAHLTLGTFGLPAVKLEWTPSTDKRMVYHIYAETDGNLKRIGRVTGKGTFVDETVNPFSLPHYYVKPYNPQTDKEGRRSNRASADWVPKLFGGGKG, from the coding sequence ATGTGGAAAAAATTGCTGGTTGCCGCGGGGCTTGCAGGCGGATCGTTAGTGCTCGGTTTTATCGGCTATCTTTGCATCTTGTTTGCCGGCCATTATGTCATCGACAAACAAGATCTTGTCTTGGATTCGACGACGCGAATCGTTGATCAGCGCGGCCGTACGATCTCGGAGTTGTACGTCGAAAACCGAAGTCCACTCAATATCCGCCAAATTCCCGAAAGTGTGCAAAACGCATTCATTGCCGTCGAGGACAGCCGTTTTTACGAGCATCACGGCGTCGATTTGCAGGCAATCTTCCGGGCGCTGTACATGGATATTTTATCCGGAAACAAAAGTCAAGGCGGCAGCACGATTACACAGCAATTGGCGAAACGAGTCTTCCTGTCGAGCGACAAGACGTGGCTCAGGAAAACGAAAGAGGCGATTATCGCCATTAATCTTGAACGACGTTACAGCAAGAAACAAATTTTGCAAATGTATTTAAACCAAATTTATTTCGGCCACGGGGCGTACGGCATCGCGACGGCCGCCGACCTTTATTTTAATAAAAAAGTATCTGAGTTGACCGTTCCCGAGGCTGCTTTGCTCGCGGCGATTCCAAATGCGCCGTCGACGTATTCGCCAATTGATCATCCGGAACGGGCGAAAGAACGGAGAGATCTCGTCATCGACTTAATGGCCGAGCAAGGGTACATTACGGTGGAACAAGCGGTTGCGTACAAGCACGAGACGCTCGGGCTCGACTTGCACAAAATGAAAAAACACAAAGCCTATTGGACGTACATCGACATGGTTTTGGATGAAGCGGAGAGCCTTTACCATTTATCCAATGAGGCGATCTTGAAAGGCGGCTATAAAATTGTCGTCCCCATGAGCATCCAGGCGCAGCAAGTATCGTATGATCTTTTTCAAGACTCGTCGTACTTTCCCGGGAGCGACAAGGAACATCCTCCTGAAGGAGCGCTCGTCTTGATCGACGTGAAAACGGGCGGGGTGCTTGCTGTGCAAGGCGGAAGAAATTACGTGCGAAAAGGGCTGAACCGGGTGACCGTCAAGCAGCAGCCGGGTTCGGCGTTCAAACCGCTCGTCGTTTACGGTCCGGCGCTGGAAACGGGAAATTACCAACCGTATTCGTTGCTGAAAGATAAGAAAGTGGCTTATGAAGCATACGGAGGGTATGTACCGGAAAATCACGGCGGCGTTTATCGCGGAGAAATGACAATGTACGACGCCTTGAGAGTTTCAGCCAATGCTCCGGCCGTTTGGTTGTTGGATCAAATCGGCATCAAAACCGGAAAGCACTATTTGAATCAAATGGGCATTCACATTCCCGACGACGGATTGGCGATGGCGCTCGGCGGCCTGAAATACGGGGTGACGCCGCTGAAGATGGCGGCCGCATACCGTGCTTTTGCGGCGGACGGAATGACCATCGACCCGTACTTCATTTCGGCCATATACAATCGAAACGGCGATTTGGTTGCGCAGGCGCATCCGCGCGAGAAGCGTGTGTTTTCATCGCAAACAGCATGGTACATGACAAAAATGCTTGAAGCTGTCGTAACGAACGGCACCGGAAAGCGCGGCGACGTTGACACGGACCTTGCAGGGAAAACCGGAACGACATCGTATCCGCCTGTTCCCGGAGCGGCCGCTGACGCTTGGTTTGTCGGCTATACGCCGAAAGCCGTCGGCGCCGTCTGGATGGGCTACGATTCAACATCGAAATCCCGGCATTTGACTTCGGGCAGCAGCTTTCCGACACGGCTTTTCAAAGCATTGATCGATCGATTGCCTAAGCAGCAGCACCTTGCTTTCACAAAACCGAAAAACGTCCGAGACTTGCAAGCGCCGATTCGTCTCGAAGACGTGAACGACTTGAAAGCGCATTTGACGCTTGGCACGTTCGGGCTGCCTGCCGTTAAGCTGGAGTGGACACCGTCAACAGACAAGAGAATGGTATATCATATTTATGCGGAGACCGACGGGAACTTGAAACGAATCGGAAGAGTCACGGGGAAAGGCACTTTCGTCGACGAGACGGTCAATCCGTTTTCGCTGCCGCACTATTATGTGAAACCGTATAATCCGCAAACGGACAAGGAGGGACGGCGATCGAACCGCGCATCGGCGGATTGGGTACCGAAACTGTTCGGAGGGGGGAAAGGATAG
- a CDS encoding S53 family peptidase, with amino-acid sequence MKRLKKLAVGGLALGFLMGGSFSPAFAQGGNAHKPAITAHPPIHVKNGATSTYQYGYTPDQIRNAYGVDELSYTGTGQTIAIVDAYGSPTIKQDLQTFNQQFGLPPADLTVVYPDGKPRRTDGGWALETSMDVEWAHAIAPDAKILLVVAKSNSLADLLSAEDYASSHGAEVVSNSWGASEFSSEASYDSHFQHPGITYTASSGDSGAGVIWPAASPNVVAVGGTTLNLDESGNRLSVSAWDGSGGGLSNYFARPNYQDAWQSVVGSSRGVPDISFDADPNTGVAVYDSTRLQGEKGWFQVGGTSLGAPCWAALIALADQGRTSPLSSTETLTKLYQIAGDTGSSGYVANFYDITSGNNGGFAAKAGYDLVTGIGSPKANSLIPALTQ; translated from the coding sequence ATGAAACGTTTAAAAAAGCTGGCCGTTGGTGGATTGGCACTCGGTTTTCTCATGGGAGGATCGTTTTCACCGGCTTTTGCGCAAGGAGGCAATGCTCATAAGCCTGCGATCACGGCACATCCTCCGATTCACGTGAAAAACGGGGCAACCTCTACTTATCAATACGGTTATACGCCAGATCAGATCCGCAACGCTTACGGTGTCGATGAACTGTCTTATACCGGAACGGGGCAAACGATTGCGATCGTGGATGCGTACGGGAGTCCGACGATCAAACAAGATTTGCAAACGTTCAATCAACAATTCGGATTGCCGCCTGCGGATTTGACCGTCGTGTATCCAGACGGGAAACCAAGAAGAACCGACGGCGGATGGGCGCTCGAAACTTCGATGGATGTCGAATGGGCGCACGCGATCGCTCCGGATGCGAAAATTTTGTTGGTCGTCGCCAAGTCTAATTCACTGGCGGATTTGTTGTCTGCCGAGGATTATGCCTCTTCCCACGGCGCGGAGGTGGTTTCCAACAGTTGGGGCGCTTCCGAATTTTCTTCCGAAGCGAGCTACGATTCACATTTTCAGCATCCCGGCATCACTTATACGGCCTCTTCGGGTGACAGCGGGGCTGGAGTCATTTGGCCGGCAGCTTCTCCTAACGTGGTTGCCGTTGGAGGCACCACGCTCAACCTCGATGAGAGCGGAAACCGCTTAAGTGTTTCGGCCTGGGACGGTTCCGGCGGCGGGTTAAGCAATTACTTCGCGCGCCCGAATTACCAAGACGCTTGGCAATCGGTTGTCGGATCGTCGAGAGGCGTGCCGGACATTTCCTTTGATGCTGATCCGAACACCGGCGTTGCTGTCTATGACAGCACGAGACTGCAAGGAGAAAAAGGCTGGTTCCAAGTCGGCGGGACAAGCCTCGGAGCCCCGTGTTGGGCCGCGTTGATCGCGCTTGCCGATCAAGGGCGCACATCACCGTTGTCAAGCACGGAAACGTTGACTAAGCTGTATCAAATTGCCGGGGATACCGGCAGCAGCGGTTACGTTGCTAATTTCTACGACATCACTTCAGGCAACAACGGGGGATTCGCTGCAAAAGCGGGCTACGACCTCGTCACTGGAATCGGGTCTCCGAAAGCGAATTCATTGATCCCGGCGCTTACCCAATAA
- the abc-f gene encoding ABC-F type ribosomal protection protein, producing the protein MLMLKANHLQQSFGDRLIFRVESIQVHEHERVGIVGLNGAGKTTLLMILAKESEPEHGEVVHFGDAAVIPQLEGPAAPTGEKSASRWHVAGVDSGWMSGGERTRKKIAVAFEQEAHLLFADEPTSHLDLGGIEQLEDELNRYRGTVFLISHDRELMDAVCTKIIEIEDGEIREYNGNYSAYREQKAHRREREQFEYEQYVKEKRRLEAAAADKTERAAKMKKTPKRMGNSEARLHKMDAKGKKAKLDRAVKAIESRLEQLESKEKPKALEAVQFDMQAFSPVKGKFAVRFDRVSKTVGERTLFRDFSCTVKPGMKVALVGNNGAGKTTLLKMVAGAAEGITVAGSGKVGFFRQDLSTLDEGKSIYENVAEGSPYSETMIRTLLARLLFKREDVWKPVSVLSGGERMKVALAQRFLAGENILLLDEPTNYLDVFTQERLEEVLAAYPGTILLATHDRRLLNRTVDHVIVFEDETPVSFDGNYAAYLRAKRMRNNSSGGNELERLKLDNALAEVIGKLSLVVDSAEKETLEERYQILLEQRRNL; encoded by the coding sequence ATGTTAATGCTGAAAGCGAACCATCTGCAGCAAAGTTTCGGCGACCGTCTCATTTTTCGCGTGGAATCGATTCAAGTTCACGAACACGAGCGCGTTGGCATCGTCGGTTTAAACGGCGCGGGTAAAACGACCCTGCTCATGATTTTGGCGAAAGAAAGCGAACCGGAACATGGCGAAGTTGTTCATTTCGGCGATGCCGCCGTCATCCCGCAACTCGAAGGCCCAGCGGCGCCGACAGGGGAGAAGTCGGCATCTCGATGGCATGTGGCGGGGGTCGATTCAGGCTGGATGAGCGGAGGAGAACGAACGCGAAAGAAAATCGCAGTCGCCTTTGAACAAGAAGCGCACTTGCTGTTTGCCGACGAACCGACGAGCCATTTGGATCTCGGCGGAATCGAGCAATTGGAGGATGAACTCAACCGGTATCGAGGAACGGTTTTCCTCATCTCGCACGACCGCGAGCTCATGGACGCCGTCTGCACTAAGATCATCGAAATTGAAGACGGAGAGATTCGCGAATACAACGGCAATTACAGCGCTTATCGCGAGCAAAAAGCGCACAGGCGAGAAAGAGAGCAATTCGAATACGAGCAATACGTGAAAGAGAAACGGCGGTTGGAAGCGGCAGCCGCGGATAAAACGGAAAGAGCGGCGAAAATGAAAAAGACGCCGAAACGAATGGGCAATTCGGAGGCGCGGCTGCACAAAATGGATGCGAAAGGGAAGAAAGCGAAGCTCGATCGTGCGGTGAAGGCGATCGAATCGCGGCTCGAGCAGCTCGAATCGAAGGAAAAGCCGAAGGCGCTGGAGGCGGTGCAGTTTGATATGCAGGCGTTTTCGCCGGTGAAAGGGAAATTCGCGGTGAGATTCGACCGCGTATCGAAAACCGTAGGCGAGCGAACGTTGTTCCGTGATTTCTCGTGCACGGTGAAACCGGGCATGAAGGTCGCGCTCGTCGGGAATAACGGTGCGGGGAAAACGACATTGTTAAAAATGGTTGCCGGCGCCGCCGAAGGGATCACGGTTGCTGGAAGCGGGAAGGTCGGATTTTTTCGGCAAGATTTATCGACGCTCGATGAAGGAAAGTCGATTTATGAAAATGTGGCGGAGGGCAGTCCGTATTCGGAAACGATGATTCGTACGCTGTTAGCGCGCTTGTTGTTCAAGCGGGAAGATGTATGGAAACCGGTTTCGGTACTCAGCGGCGGGGAGCGGATGAAAGTGGCCTTGGCGCAGCGGTTTTTGGCGGGAGAAAACATTTTGCTGCTTGACGAACCGACGAATTATCTCGACGTGTTTACGCAAGAAAGATTGGAGGAAGTGCTCGCGGCTTATCCAGGGACAATTTTGCTGGCGACGCATGACCGTCGTTTGCTGAATCGCACGGTCGATCACGTGATTGTTTTCGAAGATGAGACACCTGTCTCATTTGATGGGAATTACGCCGCTTATTTACGTGCGAAACGGATGCGGAACAATTCCAGCGGCGGAAACGAGCTGGAACGGTTGAAATTGGACAACGCACTGGCCGAGGTGATCGGCAAGTTGTCGCTCGTCGTCGATTCGGCGGAGAAAGAGACTCTCGAGGAACGCTATCAAATTTTATTGGAACAACGTCGGAATCTTTAG
- a CDS encoding response regulator transcription factor — translation MAKINVMIVDDHEMVRRGLRAYLETEEDFALVGEASGGDEAVRKAKELRPDVILMDLVMENGNGIVSTERIVSVLPLCKIIILTSYYDDEKVFPAIEAGAFSYLLKTAPAEEIAAAIRKAADGEAVIESKVAGKMMTKMRGAGRQLPHDDLTNREREVLVLLGEGKTNKEIADELYIGLKTVKTHVSHILHKLQVSDRTQAAIYANRHNLKN, via the coding sequence ATGGCGAAAATTAACGTTATGATTGTCGACGACCATGAAATGGTGAGACGCGGGCTGCGGGCGTATCTCGAAACGGAAGAAGATTTTGCGCTTGTCGGCGAGGCTTCCGGGGGCGATGAAGCTGTGCGAAAGGCAAAAGAATTGCGGCCGGACGTCATTTTAATGGACCTTGTCATGGAGAACGGGAATGGGATTGTTTCAACAGAACGGATCGTATCGGTTTTGCCGCTGTGCAAAATTATCATTCTCACCAGTTATTATGACGATGAGAAAGTGTTTCCGGCGATTGAGGCGGGAGCGTTCAGCTATTTGTTGAAAACGGCGCCAGCGGAAGAGATTGCTGCAGCGATCCGCAAAGCGGCTGATGGTGAGGCGGTTATCGAATCGAAAGTGGCCGGAAAAATGATGACGAAAATGCGCGGCGCCGGCCGGCAGCTTCCGCACGATGACTTGACGAACCGGGAACGGGAAGTGTTGGTGCTGCTCGGCGAGGGAAAAACGAACAAAGAAATCGCCGATGAGTTGTACATAGGTTTAAAAACAGTGAAGACTCACGTCAGCCACATTTTGCATAAGCTGCAAGTGAGCGATCGAACGCAAGCAGCCATCTACGCCAATCGGCATAACTTAAAAAATTGA
- a CDS encoding sensor histidine kinase yields the protein MTAFYNENSGWMLRWLVTSLYAGAILFLVFQLWVLLHPEDQNAGLCFTMSLTGFAVTFAFGFIRSFQERRALRKRLRDLSAHIVVLSRGNLSRRIKDDGGDEIALIARELNEWADKMQKQVDSLQKLANEKAVLAEKASAAAAIEERQRLARDLHDAVSQQLFAVNMLASAAVKRIDSDKEAAKQQMKEAAETAAKAQGEMRALLLHLRPVHLSGDSLVEAVKKLAGELEGRSGMVFELDAQNLGELPKGIEDHLFRVIQEGLANILRHSRADTVKLRLHRGERHVHLHLRDDGKGFDVANEKKTSYGLRTMQERCDEIGAALTITSRKDAGTIVDVKVPLRMEGINEDGEN from the coding sequence ATGACGGCATTTTATAATGAAAATTCCGGTTGGATGCTTCGATGGCTTGTCACCTCTTTGTATGCGGGAGCCATATTGTTTCTCGTGTTTCAATTGTGGGTGCTGTTGCATCCGGAAGATCAAAATGCGGGATTATGCTTCACGATGAGTTTGACAGGATTTGCCGTTACGTTTGCATTCGGATTTATTAGGTCTTTTCAGGAGCGGCGTGCGCTCAGAAAAAGATTGCGCGACCTCTCGGCGCACATTGTCGTTTTGTCCAGAGGCAATCTTTCCCGTCGCATCAAGGACGACGGCGGGGATGAAATTGCCTTGATCGCCCGTGAATTGAATGAGTGGGCGGATAAAATGCAGAAGCAAGTCGATTCCTTGCAAAAGCTGGCGAACGAGAAGGCGGTGCTGGCGGAAAAGGCGAGCGCGGCAGCGGCAATAGAGGAAAGACAGCGGCTGGCGCGAGATTTGCACGATGCCGTCAGTCAGCAGTTGTTTGCCGTGAACATGCTTGCGTCGGCTGCCGTGAAACGGATCGACAGCGATAAGGAGGCCGCGAAGCAGCAAATGAAAGAAGCGGCGGAAACGGCAGCGAAGGCGCAAGGAGAAATGCGGGCGCTGTTGCTTCATTTGCGGCCGGTACATTTGTCCGGCGATTCGCTCGTCGAGGCGGTGAAGAAACTGGCCGGAGAACTCGAAGGCCGCTCGGGAATGGTGTTCGAGTTGGATGCGCAAAATCTCGGAGAGCTTCCGAAAGGGATTGAGGATCATTTGTTTCGTGTCATCCAGGAAGGATTGGCCAATATTTTGCGTCATTCGCGGGCGGATACGGTGAAACTGCGCCTGCATCGCGGCGAGCGGCATGTTCATTTGCATTTAAGAGACGACGGGAAAGGGTTTGATGTTGCGAACGAGAAAAAAACTTCCTACGGACTGCGCACGATGCAAGAGCGTTGTGATGAAATCGGCGCTGCCTTGACGATCACTTCACGGAAAGATGCGGGCACCATCGTCGATGTGAAAGTTCCGCTGCGCATGGAGGGGATAAATGAAGATGGCGAAAATTAA
- the liaF gene encoding cell wall-active antibiotics response protein LiaF, producing MKRRSAGHVMAALCLIGLGILLLLVNTQFISLEISEAIILLYPFLLFVWGGWLFILRLFSRGRRGSLFWGLFLLLFGGLLSLNRFGWIDFTFSMIWQLWPYLLVYFGVKMMAGSRLHVTVKTSGKKHAKQTSAWHIVSDVTFNEDNWLVEPIYRSTGVADYDFDFTRAFIQEKETPIELRGWVGDVKVIIPEDVEFSVDAKAAVGEIKVGDRTEEGLLKQFHFQTSGYEEAERKLTFAFDFKVLDLRIDRV from the coding sequence ATGAAAAGGCGATCGGCAGGACATGTAATGGCTGCCTTATGTTTAATTGGGCTCGGAATCTTGCTTTTGCTTGTCAATACTCAATTCATTTCCTTGGAAATATCGGAAGCGATCATTCTTCTGTATCCGTTTCTATTGTTCGTTTGGGGAGGATGGTTGTTTATTCTCCGGCTATTTTCACGGGGAAGGCGAGGCAGCTTGTTTTGGGGGTTGTTTCTGCTTCTTTTCGGCGGATTGTTAAGCTTGAATCGGTTCGGATGGATCGATTTTACGTTTTCGATGATTTGGCAATTGTGGCCGTATTTGCTCGTTTATTTTGGCGTGAAGATGATGGCCGGCAGCCGCTTGCACGTTACTGTAAAGACTAGCGGCAAGAAACATGCGAAACAGACTTCGGCTTGGCATATTGTCAGTGACGTTACCTTTAATGAAGACAATTGGCTGGTGGAACCGATCTATCGGTCAACCGGTGTCGCAGATTACGATTTTGACTTTACAAGAGCGTTTATTCAAGAGAAAGAGACACCGATTGAGCTGCGCGGCTGGGTCGGCGACGTTAAAGTGATCATTCCCGAAGATGTCGAGTTTTCCGTAGACGCGAAGGCGGCGGTCGGCGAAATCAAAGTCGGCGACAGGACTGAGGAAGGGCTCTTGAAACAGTTTCACTTCCAAACGAGCGGATATGAAGAGGCGGAACGAAAATTGACGTTCGCTTTTGATTTCAAAGTGCTCGACCTGAGAATCGACCGTGTGTGA
- a CDS encoding ABC transporter permease → MENKTNVIAETHVGRKSSVRPLGRILTQIWLLFRIQFAEIRDSWLWVIGLASMFPFSTLLFLKFYTVDPTPETMMRIITGNMVFAIVVMAINALSQDISWQKHQGHFVFYASLPIYKLNFIFAVFMRGLMMSFPSVIILAIIGQLVYHIEFHYSLGMIPVLLLSVLSCAGIGTAIGFLSPNHQFTNMLSQTLLMFISFLSPVMVTMSMLPKFLQWTAYLFPTTYVAEAFRQLALQGWTSEVTKNVLFLIGYMVLSFLVILKSVQWRVEQ, encoded by the coding sequence ATGGAAAATAAAACGAATGTCATCGCCGAGACGCATGTCGGAAGGAAGTCATCGGTGCGTCCGCTTGGGCGAATTTTAACACAGATTTGGTTGTTGTTTCGCATTCAATTCGCCGAAATTCGCGATTCGTGGCTGTGGGTCATTGGTTTGGCTTCGATGTTTCCTTTCAGCACGTTGTTATTCTTGAAATTTTACACGGTGGATCCGACTCCGGAAACGATGATGCGCATTATTACCGGGAATATGGTGTTCGCCATCGTCGTCATGGCAATCAATGCGCTGTCCCAAGATATTTCCTGGCAAAAGCATCAAGGGCATTTTGTTTTTTACGCGTCGCTGCCGATTTATAAATTAAACTTTATTTTTGCCGTTTTCATGCGTGGACTCATGATGTCGTTCCCATCCGTTATTATTTTGGCAATTATCGGACAGCTTGTTTATCATATTGAATTCCATTATAGTTTGGGTATGATTCCCGTTTTGCTGTTGTCTGTTCTATCTTGTGCAGGCATCGGCACGGCGATTGGTTTTCTTTCGCCGAATCACCAGTTTACGAACATGCTTTCGCAAACGTTGTTGATGTTTATCAGCTTTTTGTCGCCTGTCATGGTGACGATGAGCATGCTGCCGAAATTTTTGCAATGGACGGCCTATTTATTCCCGACCACTTACGTGGCCGAAGCGTTTCGTCAGTTGGCGTTACAGGGCTGGACGAGCGAAGTTACGAAAAATGTCTTGTTCTTAATCGGTTACATGGTTTTGTCGTTTCTCGTTATTTTGAAAAGTGTGCAATGGCGTGTTGAACAGTGA
- the hemH gene encoding ferrochelatase codes for MERKTVGLLVMAYGTPYKPEDIEPYYTHIRRGRKPSAELLEDLKQRYEAIGGTSPLAAITREQAEKLERALNERYRNVQFKTYLGLKHIHPFIEDAVEEMSADGIEEAVSLVLAPHYSTFSVKSYNERAQKKADELGGPAIYSVDDWYDEPKFIHYWAEQVKETVAKVPNEKKDRTIVIFSAHSLPEKILQSGDPYPQQLQKTADLIAKEAGIDHYEIGWQSAGNTPDPWIGPDVQDLTRDLFEQKGYSSFIYCPVGFVAEHLEVLYDNDYECKVVCEELGADYYRPPMPNASDAFIDCLATVVANKWNEARVR; via the coding sequence ATGGAACGGAAAACAGTCGGGTTGCTCGTGATGGCGTACGGAACGCCGTATAAACCGGAAGACATCGAACCGTACTATACGCACATTCGCCGCGGCAGAAAGCCTTCGGCTGAACTGCTTGAGGATTTGAAGCAACGATACGAAGCGATTGGCGGCACGTCTCCCCTGGCCGCCATTACCCGCGAACAGGCGGAGAAACTGGAACGAGCGTTGAACGAACGTTACCGAAATGTTCAGTTCAAGACGTATCTCGGGTTGAAACATATTCACCCGTTCATCGAAGACGCGGTGGAGGAAATGAGCGCCGACGGCATTGAAGAGGCGGTCAGTCTCGTGTTGGCGCCTCATTATTCGACGTTCAGCGTTAAATCGTATAACGAACGGGCACAGAAGAAAGCCGATGAACTCGGGGGTCCGGCAATTTATTCCGTTGACGATTGGTACGATGAGCCGAAGTTCATCCATTACTGGGCCGAACAAGTAAAAGAGACGGTGGCAAAAGTGCCGAATGAAAAAAAGGATCGGACGATCGTGATTTTCTCCGCCCACAGTTTGCCGGAGAAGATTTTGCAAAGCGGTGATCCATACCCGCAGCAACTGCAAAAAACGGCGGACTTGATCGCGAAGGAAGCGGGCATTGATCATTACGAAATCGGCTGGCAAAGCGCAGGCAATACGCCGGATCCGTGGATTGGCCCCGACGTCCAAGATCTCACGCGCGATTTGTTTGAACAGAAAGGCTATTCGTCTTTCATTTATTGCCCCGTTGGGTTCGTTGCTGAGCATTTGGAAGTTTTGTATGACAATGATTACGAGTGCAAAGTTGTCTGCGAAGAACTCGGTGCCGATTATTACCGGCCGCCAATGCCGAACGCTTCGGACGCTTTCATCGATTGCTTGGCGACAGTCGTCGCGAACAAGTGGAACGAGGCCCGAGTCCGATGA
- the hemE gene encoding uroporphyrinogen decarboxylase, which translates to MNNRSFNDAFLRACRKQSVSRVPVWYMRQAGRYQPEYRKIRENYSLFEITHHPEVCAEVTLLPVRQLAVDAAILFADIMTPLVPMGVNVEIKSGVGPVIDKPVRTMSDIERLDRIDPEDDVPYVLETVRLLKAQLAVPLIGFAGAPFTLASYMIEGGPSKNYHLTKGFMYSKPEEWQALMDKLASMTAAYLNAQINAGAAAVQIFDSWVGALNAEDYRTYIAPVMERILRNVKAEHDVPVIYFGVGAGHLLEEWNALGFDVLGLDWRMSIRTARERGVAKAVQGNLDPSLLLAPWETIEEKAKEILDQGMEQDGFVFNLGHGVFPQVKADTLKRLTAFVHEYSERCL; encoded by the coding sequence ATGAACAATCGATCATTCAATGATGCGTTTTTGAGAGCGTGCAGGAAACAATCGGTTTCCCGGGTGCCAGTTTGGTATATGCGGCAGGCCGGCAGATATCAGCCGGAATACCGAAAAATCCGTGAAAACTATTCTTTGTTTGAAATTACCCATCATCCCGAAGTTTGTGCGGAAGTCACGCTGTTGCCGGTCCGGCAGCTTGCGGTGGATGCCGCAATTTTGTTTGCCGATATCATGACGCCGCTTGTACCGATGGGCGTCAATGTTGAGATCAAGTCCGGTGTTGGACCGGTCATCGACAAACCGGTCCGTACGATGTCCGACATCGAACGGTTGGACCGAATAGATCCCGAAGATGACGTTCCTTACGTGCTTGAGACGGTTCGTTTGCTGAAAGCGCAATTGGCCGTGCCGCTCATCGGCTTCGCCGGGGCTCCGTTCACACTGGCGAGCTACATGATTGAAGGCGGGCCATCGAAAAACTACCATTTAACGAAAGGGTTTATGTATTCGAAACCGGAAGAATGGCAGGCGCTCATGGACAAGTTGGCGTCGATGACGGCGGCTTATTTGAATGCGCAAATCAATGCCGGTGCGGCTGCGGTACAAATTTTTGACTCTTGGGTCGGCGCCCTGAACGCAGAGGATTACCGAACCTACATCGCTCCGGTAATGGAACGGATATTGCGTAATGTTAAGGCGGAACACGATGTTCCGGTCATTTACTTCGGTGTCGGTGCCGGGCATTTGCTCGAAGAATGGAATGCTCTCGGTTTTGACGTACTCGGCTTGGATTGGCGAATGAGCATAAGAACGGCGAGAGAGCGGGGCGTGGCGAAAGCGGTGCAAGGAAATTTGGATCCTTCCTTGTTGCTGGCGCCTTGGGAGACGATCGAGGAAAAGGCGAAAGAGATTCTTGATCAAGGCATGGAACAGGACGGATTTGTTTTCAACCTTGGCCACGGGGTATTTCCGCAAGTGAAAGCCGATACGTTAAAAAGGTTGACGGCTTTTGTGCACGAATATAGTGAGAGGTGTTTGTAA